Proteins from a genomic interval of Undibacterium parvum:
- the miaB gene encoding tRNA (N6-isopentenyl adenosine(37)-C2)-methylthiotransferase MiaB, which produces MQKKVFIKTFGCQMNEYDSDKMQDVLQAADGMIKTDKAEDADVILLNTCSVREKASEKVFSDLGRLRELKLNNPALLIGVGGCVASQEGAAIIKRAPYVDIVFGPQTLHRLPQLIKERVRSGISQVDISFPEIEKFDHLPPAKVDGATAFVSIMEGCSKYCSYCVVPYTRGEEVSRPFNDVLAEVAGLAAQGVKEITLLGQNVNAYRGVMDDGEIADFALLLEYVAEFPEIERIRFVTSHPKEFTQRLIDAYGKIPKLANHVFLPAQHGSDRILSAMKRGYTSLEYKSVVRRLRAVRPDIAISSDFIVGFPGETEQDFDALMKLIADIEFDNSFSFIFSPRPGTPAANLEDETPYELKLKRLQHLQAVIDTNTKKYSSAMIGSVQRILVEGPSVKDANELQGRSENNRVVNFAGPKELIGTLVDTRITESYNYTLRGELIA; this is translated from the coding sequence ATGCAAAAAAAAGTATTTATTAAAACCTTCGGCTGCCAGATGAACGAGTACGACTCGGACAAAATGCAGGATGTGCTGCAAGCGGCGGACGGTATGATCAAAACCGACAAGGCCGAAGACGCTGATGTGATTTTGCTTAACACCTGTAGCGTGCGCGAAAAAGCCTCGGAAAAAGTGTTTTCTGATCTGGGCCGTTTGCGCGAACTCAAACTGAATAATCCTGCTTTGCTGATCGGCGTCGGTGGATGTGTCGCCTCGCAAGAAGGTGCTGCCATCATCAAACGCGCACCGTATGTGGACATCGTGTTTGGCCCTCAGACTTTGCATCGTTTGCCGCAATTGATTAAGGAGCGCGTGCGCAGCGGCATTTCGCAAGTCGATATCAGTTTTCCTGAAATCGAAAAATTTGATCACCTGCCACCGGCCAAGGTTGACGGTGCCACCGCCTTCGTCTCCATCATGGAAGGTTGCAGCAAATATTGCAGTTATTGCGTGGTGCCTTACACGCGTGGTGAAGAAGTTTCGCGTCCGTTTAACGATGTGCTGGCCGAAGTGGCTGGTCTGGCGGCGCAGGGCGTTAAAGAAATCACTTTGCTGGGACAAAACGTCAACGCCTACCGTGGCGTGATGGACGATGGCGAGATCGCCGATTTTGCCTTGCTACTGGAATACGTGGCTGAGTTCCCCGAGATAGAGCGGATACGCTTCGTTACCAGTCATCCTAAAGAATTTACTCAACGCCTGATCGACGCCTACGGCAAAATTCCTAAGCTGGCCAATCACGTGTTCCTGCCTGCCCAACATGGCTCGGACCGTATCTTGTCGGCGATGAAGCGCGGTTATACTTCGCTAGAATATAAATCGGTGGTGCGGCGCCTGCGTGCCGTACGTCCTGATATTGCGATTTCTTCCGATTTTATTGTTGGTTTTCCTGGCGAGACCGAGCAAGATTTTGATGCGCTGATGAAACTCATCGCGGATATAGAATTCGATAATAGTTTTAGCTTTATTTTTAGTCCGCGTCCGGGCACCCCGGCGGCTAATCTGGAAGATGAAACTCCTTATGAACTCAAGCTCAAGCGCCTGCAACATCTGCAAGCGGTGATCGATACCAATACCAAAAAATACAGCAGCGCCATGATAGGCAGCGTGCAGCGTATTTTGGTCGAAGGTCCTTCGGTCAAGGATGCCAATGAGTTGCAAGGACGTAGCGAAAATAATCGGGTGGTCAATTTTGCCGGTCCTAAAGAATTGATCGGTACTCTGGTGGATACCCGCATTACCGAGTCTTATAATTACACGCTGCGTGGTGAATTAATCGCCTAG
- a CDS encoding flavin reductase family protein has product MHTRSPRAEKREFDTRHFRHALSQFATGVTVITTRLADGTFLGLTASSFNSVSLDPPLVLWSLANTATSMPVFSGNSHYVVNILSAEQAALAEQFASKKKDRFEGVAYTLSHTGHPILNGVSAWFECHNRSRYPEGDHVIFVGEVERCEFTAQAPLVFHSGQFLLPTNK; this is encoded by the coding sequence ATGCACACTCGCTCTCCCCGCGCTGAAAAACGTGAATTTGATACCCGTCATTTTCGCCACGCCCTGTCTCAATTCGCCACTGGTGTGACCGTGATCACCACGCGCCTGGCTGATGGCACGTTTCTGGGTTTGACCGCCAGTTCCTTTAATTCGGTCTCACTCGACCCGCCACTGGTGCTCTGGAGTCTAGCCAATACGGCTACTAGCATGCCGGTTTTTAGCGGCAACTCGCATTATGTTGTGAACATCTTATCGGCTGAGCAAGCGGCGCTGGCAGAACAATTTGCCAGCAAGAAGAAAGATAGATTTGAAGGCGTGGCATATACGCTGTCACATACCGGCCACCCTATTTTGAATGGGGTTTCGGCTTGGTTTGAATGTCATAACCGCAGCCGCTACCCAGAAGGCGACCATGTGATTTTTGTCGGCGAAGTCGAGCGCTGTGAGTTTACGGCGCAAGCTCCGCTGGTGTTTCACTCAGGCCAATTCTTGCTGCCGACAAATAAATAA
- a CDS encoding SemiSWEET transporter, whose product MTLTLIDFVGYIAAFLTTSAFVPQAWLTWKNKHADGVSLGMYVILVSGIVLWLAYGVLLHAWPIIIANFITLMLALFILAMKLIYK is encoded by the coding sequence ATGACACTAACACTGATTGATTTCGTCGGTTATATTGCCGCCTTCTTAACTACCAGCGCCTTCGTTCCACAAGCCTGGCTGACCTGGAAAAACAAACATGCAGATGGCGTCTCGCTGGGCATGTACGTGATACTGGTGAGTGGTATCGTCCTCTGGTTAGCCTACGGGGTCTTGCTACACGCCTGGCCGATTATCATCGCCAACTTCATCACACTGATGTTGGCGCTGTTTATCCTGGCGATGAAGTTAATCTACAAATAA
- a CDS encoding L-threonylcarbamoyladenylate synthase, with translation MSLAARALEAGHLVAFPTETVYGLGADAENPAAVAGIYAAKGRPANHPVIVHLAPEADLSYWVKDIPAQAQALIKAFWPGPLTLILARAEHIPDAVSGGQDTIGVRCPSHPVAQALLRSFKGGKGGIAAPSANKFGHVSPTTAQHVINEFEQETQIGGLIASVLDGGQSEVGIESTILDLSRLDSHGPVLLRPGHISVSQLAAVLGVMPLAADVAAPRASGTLDAHYAPNTPVVLLASAELDSCIQNLLMTGKRIAVMAYAELASVSSLTAYLHMPKDPVHYAHDLYAALRELDLAAADVILVQALPDDKAWQGVNDRLQRAAFDSRDVLAQLLAKP, from the coding sequence ATTAGCTTGGCGGCACGCGCCTTAGAGGCTGGACACTTGGTCGCTTTTCCTACTGAAACCGTCTACGGCTTAGGCGCTGATGCTGAGAATCCAGCAGCGGTGGCAGGCATTTATGCCGCCAAAGGGCGGCCTGCTAATCATCCTGTGATCGTGCATCTGGCACCTGAGGCTGATCTTAGTTATTGGGTCAAAGACATACCAGCGCAAGCGCAAGCCTTGATCAAGGCGTTCTGGCCAGGTCCTTTGACCCTGATCTTGGCCAGGGCTGAGCACATCCCTGATGCGGTATCCGGTGGCCAAGATACTATCGGCGTGCGCTGTCCTTCGCATCCGGTGGCGCAGGCTTTGCTGCGCAGTTTCAAAGGCGGCAAGGGCGGTATCGCTGCGCCTTCGGCCAACAAGTTTGGCCATGTCAGCCCGACCACCGCGCAGCACGTCATCAATGAGTTTGAGCAAGAAACCCAGATTGGCGGGCTAATCGCCTCAGTCCTGGATGGTGGTCAAAGTGAGGTCGGGATAGAGTCGACCATTCTTGATCTGAGTCGCTTGGATAGCCATGGCCCGGTCTTACTCAGGCCTGGGCATATCTCCGTCAGTCAGTTGGCCGCGGTGTTGGGTGTCATGCCCTTAGCGGCCGATGTGGCGGCACCACGTGCTTCCGGCACCTTAGATGCGCACTATGCGCCGAATACGCCCGTGGTCTTGCTTGCCAGCGCCGAATTGGATAGCTGCATCCAGAATTTACTGATGACTGGTAAGCGGATTGCCGTGATGGCCTATGCTGAATTGGCGAGTGTTTCGTCGCTGACGGCCTATCTGCACATGCCCAAAGATCCGGTGCACTACGCACATGATTTGTATGCGGCTTTACGTGAGCTCGATCTGGCCGCTGCCGATGTGATTTTGGTGCAAGCACTGCCGGACGATAAAGCGTGGCAAGGCGTGAACGATAGATTGCAGCGCGCCGCCTTCGATAGTCGCGATGTGCTGGCGCAACTGCTGGCTAAGCCCTGA
- a CDS encoding 5-(carboxyamino)imidazole ribonucleotide synthase: MENTKSSPQRAAQLPNSSSSYLGMLGGGQLGRMFVHEAQALGFKVLVLEPEADCPAGQAADQHLQAAYDDPEALAKMAALCASITTEFENVPAASLAWLAQTRFVAPSAACVSIAQNRIEEKQFFSRCALETGIYPAPHAVIASLADLETISDALFPGILKTARMGYDGKGQVRVKNLEELRDAYSNMDGVLCVLEKMLPLAYEISVLVARGANGEAVVYPIAENVHREGVLFTTTVPSPHVSADAANQAQKAALKLIADIGYVGVLCIEFFVLKDGSMVVNEMAPRPHNSGHYTMDACMSSQFAQQVRAMAGLPLGDVRQHSPCVMLNILGDIWFDGSTLRSPAWDKILALPSAHLHLYGKAEPRPGRKMGHISFVASSMEQAQADLRSACKILGIALRSES; the protein is encoded by the coding sequence ATGGAAAATACCAAATCTTCGCCGCAACGTGCGGCGCAATTGCCAAATTCTTCTTCCAGTTATCTGGGCATGCTGGGTGGCGGTCAACTTGGCCGTATGTTCGTGCATGAAGCCCAAGCCCTGGGTTTTAAAGTGCTCGTGCTAGAGCCAGAAGCCGATTGCCCAGCAGGACAAGCGGCCGATCAACATCTACAGGCTGCGTATGACGATCCTGAGGCGCTGGCCAAAATGGCGGCTTTATGCGCATCGATCACGACCGAGTTTGAAAACGTTCCGGCTGCTAGTTTGGCCTGGTTGGCGCAAACACGTTTTGTGGCACCGAGTGCAGCCTGTGTCTCGATTGCGCAAAATCGCATAGAAGAGAAACAGTTTTTTAGTCGTTGCGCCTTGGAGACGGGTATCTATCCGGCACCGCATGCGGTAATCGCGAGTCTGGCCGATCTCGAGACTATCTCGGATGCATTGTTTCCCGGTATTTTAAAAACTGCACGCATGGGTTACGACGGCAAAGGGCAGGTGCGTGTCAAGAATTTAGAAGAGTTGCGCGATGCTTACTCGAATATGGATGGCGTTTTGTGCGTACTAGAAAAAATGCTGCCATTAGCTTACGAAATTTCTGTCTTGGTGGCGCGTGGCGCCAATGGCGAGGCGGTGGTTTACCCTATCGCTGAAAACGTCCACCGAGAAGGCGTCTTGTTCACTACCACGGTGCCAAGTCCCCATGTCTCTGCTGATGCAGCAAATCAGGCACAAAAAGCCGCACTTAAATTAATCGCTGATATTGGTTACGTAGGCGTACTCTGCATAGAATTTTTCGTATTAAAAGATGGCAGTATGGTCGTCAATGAGATGGCACCGCGTCCGCACAATAGCGGACATTACACCATGGACGCTTGCATGAGCAGCCAATTTGCCCAGCAAGTAAGAGCAATGGCCGGCTTGCCTCTGGGCGATGTGCGTCAGCATTCGCCCTGCGTGATGCTTAACATTCTGGGAGATATCTGGTTTGATGGCAGCACCTTACGTTCACCGGCCTGGGATAAGATTCTTGCCCTACCTAGTGCGCATCTGCATTTGTATGGCAAGGCCGAGCCTAGACCAGGACGCAAGATGGGGCATATCAGCTTCGTTGCTAGCAGCATGGAGCAGGCGCAAGCTGATTTGCGTAGTGCTTGCAAAATACTCGGCATCGCCTTGCGTTCCGAGTCTTGA
- the purE gene encoding 5-(carboxyamino)imidazole ribonucleotide mutase: MGSSSDWDVMQHAVAILTEFGIAHEARVVSAHRMPDEMFRFAETARERGLRGIIAGAGGAAHLPGMIAAKTIVPVFGVPVPSKYLRGEDSLLSILQMPKGIPVATFAIGEAGAANAALAAIATLATTDAVLASRLIDYREKQTQVATDMHLPL, translated from the coding sequence ATGGGTTCGTCCTCAGACTGGGATGTGATGCAACATGCTGTCGCTATCTTGACTGAATTTGGCATTGCCCACGAAGCGCGCGTCGTCTCTGCGCACCGCATGCCGGACGAAATGTTTCGTTTTGCCGAAACCGCCAGAGAGCGCGGCTTACGTGGCATTATCGCTGGTGCTGGTGGCGCTGCGCATTTGCCAGGCATGATCGCGGCAAAAACCATTGTTCCAGTGTTCGGAGTTCCGGTTCCGTCTAAGTATTTACGTGGTGAAGATTCTTTGTTGTCTATACTGCAGATGCCAAAAGGCATACCGGTTGCCACTTTTGCAATCGGTGAGGCGGGTGCTGCCAATGCTGCATTAGCGGCAATTGCGACCTTGGCCACTACCGATGCGGTGCTGGCGAGTCGCTTGATCGACTATCGCGAAAAGCAAACCCAAGTCGCCACCGACATGCATCTGCCTTTGTAA
- a CDS encoding phosphoribosylaminoimidazolesuccinocarboxamide synthase, with product MTTQINSTLHSLPLLGRGKVRDNYAVGDDKLLIVTSDRLSAFDVIMNEAIPEKGRVLNQMANFWFEKLGHIVPNHLTGIVPESVVAADEVEQVRGRAVVAKRLEPIMVEAVVRGYIIGSGWKDYQDTGAICGITLPAGLPQAAKLEQPIFTPAAKAEMGSHDENISFADMESRIGTELAAAMRDISIRLYSEAAEYAATRGIIIADTKFEFGLDENGVLHLMDEVLTADSSRFWPADSYATGISPPSFDKQFVRDYLETITSWNKTAPAPTLPDDVVQKTAAKYREALERLTGEKLKD from the coding sequence ATGACTACGCAAATTAACTCCACTTTACATTCTTTGCCATTGCTGGGGCGCGGCAAGGTACGTGACAACTACGCGGTTGGCGACGACAAACTCTTGATCGTCACTAGCGATCGTTTATCCGCATTCGACGTGATTATGAACGAAGCGATTCCTGAAAAAGGTCGCGTGCTCAATCAAATGGCAAATTTCTGGTTTGAGAAGTTGGGTCATATTGTGCCAAACCACCTGACCGGCATTGTGCCTGAGTCGGTAGTTGCAGCTGATGAAGTGGAGCAAGTGCGTGGTCGTGCCGTGGTTGCCAAACGTCTTGAGCCTATCATGGTAGAAGCGGTCGTGCGTGGTTACATCATCGGTTCTGGCTGGAAGGATTATCAGGATACTGGTGCAATTTGCGGCATCACTTTGCCAGCAGGCTTGCCGCAGGCGGCTAAACTTGAGCAGCCAATTTTCACGCCGGCCGCCAAAGCTGAGATGGGTTCGCATGATGAGAATATCAGTTTTGCTGACATGGAAAGTCGCATCGGCACTGAGCTCGCTGCTGCTATGCGTGATATCAGTATTCGCCTGTATAGCGAAGCAGCAGAGTACGCTGCCACTCGCGGCATTATCATTGCCGACACCAAGTTTGAATTCGGTCTGGATGAAAACGGTGTATTACATTTGATGGATGAGGTTTTGACCGCCGATTCTTCGCGTTTTTGGCCAGCAGATTCCTATGCTACAGGGATCTCGCCACCATCTTTCGACAAGCAGTTTGTGCGCGACTATCTGGAAACGATCACTAGCTGGAATAAGACTGCACCGGCGCCGACTTTGCCGGATGACGTGGTGCAAAAAACAGCAGCTAAATATCGTGAGGCGCTCGAGCGTCTGACAGGCGAAAAACTCAAGGACTAA
- the fba gene encoding class II fructose-bisphosphate aldolase (catalyzes the reversible aldol condensation of dihydroxyacetonephosphate and glyceraldehyde 3-phosphate in the Calvin cycle, glycolysis, and/or gluconeogenesis) produces the protein MSLVSMRQLLDHAAENGYGIPAFNVNNLEQVTAIMEAANEVGAPVIMQASAGARKYAGEAFLRHLIEAAVEAYPHIPVVMHQDHGQSPAVCMAAIKSGFTSVMMDGSLMEDGKNVASYDYNVAVSREVVKFSHSIGVTVEAELGVLGSLETMMGDKEDGHGADGKMTREQLLTDVAQAADFVKLTQCDALAIAIGTSHGAYKFSRKPTGDILAIDRIKEIHARIPNTHLVMHGSSSVPQELLEEIRQFGGDMKETYGVPVEEIIVGIQNGVRKINIDTDIRLAMTAAIRRYLFENPSKFDPRDYLKPAREAAKLVCKARFLSFGCEGQAGKIKPVTLEKMAEQYKKGALSQVVN, from the coding sequence ATGTCACTCGTATCTATGCGTCAATTGCTGGACCATGCTGCTGAAAATGGCTATGGCATCCCAGCCTTCAATGTTAATAATCTGGAGCAGGTAACTGCGATCATGGAAGCGGCCAATGAGGTCGGCGCGCCCGTCATCATGCAAGCCTCTGCAGGTGCTCGTAAATATGCAGGCGAAGCTTTTCTGCGTCATTTGATCGAAGCCGCAGTTGAAGCTTATCCGCACATTCCTGTCGTTATGCATCAGGACCATGGTCAGTCGCCAGCAGTCTGTATGGCTGCCATCAAATCCGGTTTTACTTCGGTCATGATGGATGGTTCCTTAATGGAAGACGGTAAAAACGTTGCCAGCTACGACTACAACGTCGCGGTTTCGCGTGAAGTGGTGAAATTCTCGCATTCTATCGGTGTGACGGTAGAAGCAGAACTGGGTGTGCTCGGTTCTTTAGAGACCATGATGGGCGATAAAGAAGACGGTCATGGCGCTGATGGTAAAATGACGCGTGAACAGTTGTTGACCGACGTGGCACAAGCTGCTGACTTCGTTAAATTGACACAATGCGATGCATTGGCAATTGCGATCGGTACTTCGCACGGCGCTTACAAGTTTTCCCGTAAGCCTACCGGCGATATTCTGGCGATCGACCGTATCAAGGAAATTCATGCTCGCATTCCAAACACCCATTTGGTCATGCACGGTTCTTCTTCGGTACCGCAAGAATTACTCGAAGAGATACGTCAGTTTGGCGGCGACATGAAAGAAACTTACGGTGTGCCGGTTGAAGAGATCATCGTCGGTATTCAAAACGGTGTTCGCAAGATCAATATCGATACCGATATCCGTCTGGCCATGACTGCAGCGATCCGTCGTTACTTGTTTGAAAACCCAAGCAAGTTTGATCCGCGTGACTACCTCAAGCCAGCCCGTGAAGCGGCTAAATTGGTCTGCAAGGCAAGGTTCCTGTCGTTTGGTTGTGAAGGCCAGGCTGGCAAGATCAAACCTGTTACGCTAGAAAAAATGGCTGAGCAGTACAAGAAAGGCGCCCTGTCTCAGGTCGTCAACTAA
- the pyk gene encoding pyruvate kinase, with product MSRGTKIVATIGPASNDLDTLKRMLEAGVNVVRLNFSHGKAQDHIDRANMVRQAATECGREIAIMADLQGPKIRIGKFENNRIEIANGDKFILDADCKLGNQERVGLDYKALPRDVRPGDVLLLNDGLIVMVVDKIVANEIHTTVRIGGELSNNKGINRQGGGLTAPALTAKDMEDIKTAMSFQADYIAVSFPKNATDMEMARQLSNIAGEPYGHKPMMIAKIERAEAIPLLQEILDASDGIMVARGDLAVEVGNAAVPALQKRMIKMARASNKLAITATQMMESMIVNAVPTRAEVSDVANAVLDGTDAVMTSAETASGKYPIETVEAMAAICLEAEKFQECKLDADFLNLTFTRIDQSIAYGALFTAYHLRVKAIVALTESGSTALWMSRHNIDIPLFALTPSVATQRKAALYRNVQTFKMPHSTDRDAVLKSVENLLLEKGVVSRGDTIVVTWGEPMGQVGGTNALKIVKVGQY from the coding sequence ATGTCACGCGGAACCAAAATTGTAGCAACCATAGGCCCAGCATCCAACGATTTAGACACGCTCAAACGCATGTTGGAGGCGGGTGTGAATGTGGTCAGGCTAAACTTTTCGCATGGCAAGGCACAGGATCATATAGATAGAGCGAATATGGTCAGACAGGCCGCAACTGAATGTGGACGTGAAATCGCCATCATGGCCGATTTGCAAGGTCCGAAAATTCGCATTGGTAAGTTTGAAAACAATCGTATCGAGATTGCCAATGGAGACAAATTTATCCTTGATGCTGATTGTAAATTGGGCAATCAAGAACGGGTAGGCTTAGATTACAAGGCATTGCCACGCGATGTTAGACCTGGCGATGTTTTGCTGCTGAACGACGGCTTGATCGTGATGGTGGTCGACAAGATCGTCGCTAACGAGATTCACACTACCGTGCGTATCGGTGGTGAACTGTCGAACAATAAAGGCATTAATCGTCAGGGCGGCGGTCTTACTGCACCCGCTTTGACTGCTAAAGACATGGAAGACATCAAGACGGCGATGTCGTTTCAAGCCGATTACATCGCCGTGTCGTTTCCCAAAAATGCGACTGACATGGAAATGGCGCGTCAGTTGTCGAATATCGCCGGTGAGCCTTACGGCCACAAGCCTATGATGATCGCCAAAATCGAACGCGCTGAAGCGATTCCTTTGCTGCAAGAAATTCTTGATGCCTCCGATGGCATCATGGTGGCGCGTGGCGATCTGGCGGTAGAAGTCGGCAATGCTGCGGTTCCGGCCTTGCAAAAGCGCATGATTAAGATGGCGCGCGCTTCGAATAAATTGGCGATTACTGCTACCCAGATGATGGAGTCGATGATCGTCAATGCGGTGCCGACCCGCGCTGAAGTCTCTGACGTGGCCAATGCCGTGCTCGATGGTACTGATGCCGTGATGACTTCGGCTGAAACCGCTTCAGGCAAATATCCTATAGAAACCGTCGAGGCGATGGCGGCAATTTGTCTGGAAGCTGAGAAGTTCCAGGAGTGCAAGCTTGATGCTGATTTTTTGAACCTGACGTTCACCCGCATCGATCAATCGATCGCCTACGGCGCTTTGTTTACCGCCTATCATTTGCGCGTCAAAGCGATCGTTGCATTGACAGAATCTGGCTCTACCGCTTTATGGATGAGTCGCCACAATATCGACATTCCGCTATTTGCCTTGACGCCAAGTGTGGCGACGCAACGCAAAGCAGCTTTGTATCGCAATGTGCAAACCTTTAAAATGCCGCACTCAACTGATCGCGACGCGGTGCTTAAATCCGTCGAAAACCTGTTGCTGGAAAAAGGCGTAGTCAGCCGCGGCGATACGATCGTCGTCACCTGGGGCGAGCCTATGGGCCAAGTCGGCGGTACCAATGCGCTGAAAATCGTCAAGGTTGGCCAATACTGA
- a CDS encoding phosphoglycerate kinase — MLFNRLSDLIAANQLQGKRVFIRADLNVPQDDSGKITEDTRIRASVPAIQQALAAGAAVMVTSHLGRPTEGEFKPEDSLAPIAQRLSELLGMTVELKQNWLDGVDVVPGQVVLLENCRVNKGEKKNDDALAQKMASLCDIYVNDAFGTAHRAEASTHGIAKYAAIACAGPLLSAELDALGKALGAPARPLVAIVAGSKVSSKLTILKSLADKVDNLIVGGGIANTFMLAAGLKIGKSLAETNLVDEAKAIIEMMAKRGASVPIPSDVVCAKEFSPTAIATVKAVSEVEDDDMILDIGPVTAAKFAEQIAQAGTIVWNGPVGVFEFDQFGNGTKTLAMAIAASKGFSIAGGGDTLAAIAKYGITEQVGYISTGGGAFLEFLEGKTLPAVEILLQRAAK; from the coding sequence ATGCTATTTAATCGACTCAGTGACCTCATCGCCGCCAACCAGCTTCAAGGGAAACGTGTATTTATTCGCGCAGATCTGAACGTGCCACAAGACGATAGCGGCAAAATAACCGAAGATACGCGCATACGCGCTTCGGTTCCAGCGATCCAGCAAGCTCTGGCTGCTGGTGCTGCCGTGATGGTGACTTCGCATCTGGGTCGTCCTACCGAAGGTGAATTTAAACCCGAAGATAGTCTGGCACCGATCGCGCAAAGGCTTTCTGAGTTGTTAGGCATGACGGTAGAATTAAAACAAAACTGGCTAGACGGCGTTGACGTTGTGCCAGGTCAAGTGGTCTTGCTGGAAAATTGCCGTGTGAATAAAGGCGAAAAGAAAAATGACGATGCTCTGGCGCAAAAAATGGCCAGTCTTTGCGATATTTATGTCAACGATGCATTCGGCACCGCCCACAGAGCGGAAGCGAGCACCCATGGTATCGCCAAGTATGCAGCAATTGCTTGTGCCGGTCCTTTATTGTCGGCCGAGTTAGATGCTTTAGGTAAAGCGCTCGGTGCACCGGCACGCCCTTTGGTGGCGATCGTGGCTGGTTCCAAAGTATCGAGTAAGCTGACCATCCTGAAATCTCTGGCTGACAAGGTCGATAATCTGATCGTCGGTGGCGGTATTGCGAATACCTTTATGTTGGCAGCTGGTTTGAAAATCGGTAAATCTTTGGCAGAAACTAATCTGGTCGATGAAGCCAAGGCCATCATAGAGATGATGGCTAAGCGCGGTGCATCCGTACCGATTCCTAGCGATGTCGTGTGCGCTAAAGAATTCTCTCCGACCGCAATCGCAACCGTTAAAGCCGTGAGCGAAGTCGAAGACGACGATATGATCCTCGATATCGGTCCTGTCACTGCAGCTAAATTTGCCGAGCAAATCGCGCAAGCGGGCACGATAGTCTGGAATGGTCCGGTTGGTGTGTTCGAGTTCGATCAGTTTGGTAATGGTACTAAAACTCTGGCTATGGCAATTGCCGCCTCGAAAGGCTTCTCGATTGCTGGCGGCGGCGACACGCTGGCCGCGATCGCCAAGTATGGCATCACCGAACAAGTTGGTTATATCTCTACTGGTGGCGGGGCTTTCCTGGAATTTTTGGAAGGCAAGACTTTACCGGCGGTTGAGATTTTATTGCAACGCGCAGCGAAGTAG
- a CDS encoding AzlD domain-containing protein encodes MSNTEIWLVIALLAVATFIARSSFWLIGHHISLPKRVQEALRYAPSCALAAIIFPDLLLSNGAISISFDNPKLIAGIAATAFFLVKRNMLFTIYFGMAVYTYVRLGL; translated from the coding sequence ATGAGCAATACCGAAATCTGGCTGGTGATCGCTTTATTGGCGGTGGCAACTTTTATTGCCCGTAGCTCATTTTGGCTGATTGGTCATCACATTAGCTTGCCCAAACGGGTGCAAGAAGCGCTGCGTTACGCCCCCTCGTGTGCCTTGGCGGCGATTATTTTCCCAGATCTCTTATTGAGTAATGGCGCTATCTCGATCAGTTTTGATAATCCCAAACTCATCGCTGGTATTGCCGCGACAGCTTTTTTTCTGGTGAAACGAAATATGTTGTTCACCATCTATTTTGGGATGGCGGTGTACACCTATGTGCGCCTGGGATTATAG
- a CDS encoding AzlC family ABC transporter permease — protein sequence MTTEIDKAAFQEGYKVGMPTWFGVGAWGLVVGVAMIKAGLSVPQALGMTLIVFAGSAQLASLPLIAAHAPLWVIFTTALVVNLRFVIFSAILAPHFSHLSWRTKAVMGYLTGDISVALFMQKYPEFVETQGKLAYLKGLVYPNWSSWQIGSIIGILLGSQIPASWGLGFAGTLAILCVMLPAVVNKAAVLGVFVAGVAAVLAAGLPYKLGLLLAVLMGMSAAMVLEEWLEKLHAPEGEA from the coding sequence ATGACGACTGAAATTGATAAAGCCGCGTTCCAGGAGGGCTATAAAGTGGGTATGCCAACCTGGTTCGGGGTCGGTGCCTGGGGTTTGGTGGTGGGTGTTGCCATGATTAAGGCCGGATTGAGCGTGCCGCAGGCGCTAGGGATGACGCTGATCGTGTTTGCCGGATCGGCCCAATTGGCCTCATTACCCTTGATTGCCGCCCATGCGCCGCTGTGGGTGATTTTTACTACCGCCTTGGTCGTCAATCTGCGCTTCGTCATTTTTTCAGCTATCCTGGCACCGCATTTCTCGCATTTGTCATGGCGTACCAAGGCGGTGATGGGATATTTAACGGGTGATATTTCGGTTGCCCTGTTTATGCAAAAATATCCAGAGTTTGTCGAGACGCAAGGCAAGTTGGCGTATTTAAAAGGGCTGGTTTACCCAAACTGGAGTTCCTGGCAGATAGGATCGATCATCGGCATCTTGTTAGGTAGCCAGATTCCGGCCAGTTGGGGTCTGGGTTTTGCCGGCACTCTGGCAATTTTATGTGTGATGTTGCCTGCTGTGGTGAATAAGGCCGCGGTCTTGGGTGTATTCGTGGCAGGAGTCGCTGCGGTGTTGGCTGCCGGCCTACCGTATAAATTGGGCTTGTTACTGGCGGTGCTGATGGGGATGTCTGCCGCCATGGTGCTGGAAGAATGGTTGGAGAAACTGCATGCACCAGAGGGCGAGGCATGA